The Pradoshia eiseniae DNA segment GCGTTTGAATAATATGGGTGTCAAACCCAAGTTTTTGGAGCTCTGCAGCTAGCTGTTCTGCACCTCTTTTATTGGCAAAGGCTCCCACCTGAACTTTATAAAGCTTCTTGGAAGAAGCCTTCATCTCTTTCTTCAGGTCATAATGTTGAATGACTGCCTGAACAATGGCTGTGGCGCATTGCTTTCTGTAGCTCTCACTTTGCAGAAGCTTGCTTTCCTCCTTGTGCGTCATAAAGCCGCATTCAACAAGGATAGCAGTCATCGTCGTCTCGCGAAGTACATGGAAATTAGCCGTCTTAACTCCACGATTTTTACGGCCGGTCAATCTAATGAGCTGATCTTGGATTGCCGTAGCAAGGAAATGGGCATCCCAGGGAGTGGATGTGTGAATGAATGTCTCAATTCCTTCAGCTTCATGCCATTTCCCATCGCCAGCCGCATTGGCGTGTATGGACAGAAAACAGTCAGCCCCAAGCCTGTTAGCCATATCGGTTCGCCCTTTGAGCGGAACATCCTGCTCATCGCTATGTGTGAATAAAACTTCAAGATTGTCATAACCCGAAAGGAGATTGCGTGCATAGTGGGCGACTGCCCGATTAAACTCATATTCCTTCATCCCATCTGGTGTCTGCTTCCCCAAAGTAGCAAATCCATGACCCGCATCAAGCACAATCTTCACGCTAATTACCTCCTTTATCTTTGTACTTATCATATGAGACAAGCCTAGAAATGGACCATAGGAATGAAAAAAAGACAAACCTACTATCGCTGCAGGTTTGTCCTTTGTCTTGTAGTCTTATTCACATAATGAATAAGCTTCTTTATCAACAATTAACGTAACATTCGGGTGAGTTTGAAGAATGCTTGCAGGCAAATCTTCTGTTACTTCTCCATGAATCGTTCCGCGAATGGCCTCTGCTTTAGCTGTGCCTGAGGCCAAAAGGAGGATTTCTTTGCTTTTCATAATGGTGCCAATGCCCATTGTGATCGCTTGTTTTGGTACCTCATCAATCGATTCGAAGAAACGGGCATTTGCCTGACGCGTGCTTTCCTTGAGGTCAATGATATGAGTTTGACCTGTGAAAGAGCTGCCTGGCTCATTAAATCCGATATGGCCGTTTGAGCCAATTCCGAGTATTTGAAGATCAACTTGTCCTAGCGCATCGATAATCTTTTCATATCGGTCGCATTCTTCGAGTAAATCTTGGTTATTGCCATTTGGGATGTTCGTGTGTTCCTCCGGAATCGTGAGCTGATTAAAGAGATTCTCGCGCATAAAGGTATAATAGCTGTTTTTGTCTTCTTTCGGAAGCCCAATATACTCATCCAAATTGACAGTATGGATATCTTTGTAGCTTGTCCCGTTTTTCTGATTGTCTTCGATCAATTCCTTATAAAGACCGACTGGTGTGCTTCCTGTCGCAAGCCCTAGTACTGCATTCGGCTTTTCTTGGACTTTTTTGATAAGAATCTCGGCCGCTTTTTTGCTCATTTCATTATAGTCTTCAACTACGATGATTTTCATGTTGTTTTGTGACATAGCTCTTACTCTCCTCTATAGGCTATTTTTCCTCGACAAATCGTTGTGCGAACCTGGAAGTCGTCGTCAAGAATGACAATGTCCGCATCCTTCCCTGCAGCAATGCTGCCCTTTTTGTCATATATATTCAATTGCTTAGCCGGGTTGACGGCTGCCATTTGGACAGCGTCTTTTAGCGAGCAGCCCGTATAAGTGATGATGTTTTTCACGGCATCATTCATCTTAAGGATGCTGCCGGCAAGGGCACCGTCTTCTAGTCTGGCTTCCTTGCCTTTAACGAATACATCTTGTCCGCCAAGATCGTATTTGCCGTCTGAAAGGCCTTTGGCACGCATGGCATCCGTAATCAGGATGGTTCGGTCAATCCCTTTTAGCTTGAGAGCGAGCTCAACCATTTCAGGAGAGACATGAATACCGTCCACAATCAGTTCTGCGTATATACTCTCATTCATGAGAGAGGCTCCTGCTGCCCCGATATCTCGGTGATGAAGGCCTGTCATCTGGTTGAATAGATGGGTGGCTTGACTGACGCCGAGTGAGATAGCGTCCATCGTTTCCTGATAAGTCGCCCCTGTATG contains these protein-coding regions:
- a CDS encoding N-acetylmuramoyl-L-alanine amidase produces the protein MKIVLDAGHGFATLGKQTPDGMKEYEFNRAVAHYARNLLSGYDNLEVLFTHSDEQDVPLKGRTDMANRLGADCFLSIHANAAGDGKWHEAEGIETFIHTSTPWDAHFLATAIQDQLIRLTGRKNRGVKTANFHVLRETTMTAILVECGFMTHKEESKLLQSESYRKQCATAIVQAVIQHYDLKKEMKASSKKLYKVQVGAFANKRGAEQLAAELQKLGFDTHIIQTP
- the nagB gene encoding glucosamine-6-phosphate deaminase yields the protein MKIIVVEDYNEMSKKAAEILIKKVQEKPNAVLGLATGSTPVGLYKELIEDNQKNGTSYKDIHTVNLDEYIGLPKEDKNSYYTFMRENLFNQLTIPEEHTNIPNGNNQDLLEECDRYEKIIDALGQVDLQILGIGSNGHIGFNEPGSSFTGQTHIIDLKESTRQANARFFESIDEVPKQAITMGIGTIMKSKEILLLASGTAKAEAIRGTIHGEVTEDLPASILQTHPNVTLIVDKEAYSLCE